Proteins encoded within one genomic window of Vigna radiata var. radiata cultivar VC1973A unplaced genomic scaffold, Vradiata_ver6 scaffold_411, whole genome shotgun sequence:
- the LOC106755450 gene encoding ctenidin-3-like, with protein sequence MVVVVMVVVLVVVVAAKVAEAAEAAEATAVVTVVVVAAAVALGVVVVVEVVVAAAMAATVMVVVVTGGCGGGGGGGGCHAGDGGGGCGGGGGVSGCEDGAGGGGGGNGGGCYGRGDGGGGCGGGGGGGRGGVSGGVGGAGGGGYNGGSGAGGGDDGAGNVLKS encoded by the exons atggtggtggtggtgatggtggtggtgttggtggtggtAGTGGCAGCGAAGGTGGCGGAGGCAGCGGAGGCGGCCGAGGCGACGGCGGTGgtgacggtggtggtggtggcggcggcggtggcGTTGggggtggtggtagtggtggaggtggtggtggcggcggcgaTGGCAGCGacggtgatggtggtggttgttac tggtggttgtggtggcggtggtg gtggtggtggttgtcATGCCGGcgacggtggtggtggttgtggtggggGTGGTGGTGTTAGTGGTTGTGAGGATGGTgctggtggtggcggcggcggcaACGGTGGTGGTTGTTATGGtcgtggtgatggtggtggtggttgtggggGTGGTGGTGGGGGTGGTCGTGGAGGTGTTAGTGGTGGTGTGGGTGGTGCTGGTGGTGGCGGATACAACGGTGGTAGTGGTGCTGGAGGTGGTGACGATGGTGCTGGAAAtgttttaaagtcttg
- the LOC106755451 gene encoding glycine-rich cell wall structural protein 1.0-like, protein MVVMVVVVFVLAVVVVVVVVTVVVVGYGGGGIYGGGGGGGSGYSGSGGGSGDGGGGGSGVADGGGGGSDYGGCACCGCGGSGGSDDASGDNNGGGGGGGGGLGCRGGGDGCYGCGGGCGVVVLVLVVAVAAVVVDVARWRWWHGRGDGGGSGGGVCGGSGGGGGCGGGGGGCVCGGGSGGGGGGGISGGGVDDGGGGCGGCVGGCGCGACGGGACGGVNGGGVDDGVGGYGGGGGSGCCTSAVVVVVVAVVVAVVVVVVVKVLAAAVASAAVMSMMVVVVVVVVGAACGGCGGGGGGGCGAAAAIVVVLVVTALVVVLVVFVLAVVVVVGYGGGGICGGGGGGGSGYGSGGGGGLGDGDGGGGDVDSGGAGGGGDCGGCACCGCGGSGGSDGGGGDNNGGGGGGGGDDSCCSG, encoded by the exons ATGGTGGTTATGGTGGTTGTGGTGTTTGTGCTGGCAGTGGTGGTCGTGGTCGTGGTGGTGACAGTGGTCGTTGTTGgttatggtggtggtggcatTTATGGCGGTGGTGGGGGCGGTGGCAGTGGTTATAGCGGCAGTGGTGGTGGTTCAGGTGATGGTGGCGGCGGTGGCAGTGGCGTCGccgatggtggtggtggtggtagcgATTATGGTGGTTGTGCTTGTTGTGGTTGTGGCGGTTCTGGTGGCAGTGATGACGCCAGCGGTGACAATaatggtggtggcggtggtggtggtggtggtttaGGTTGTCGGGGCGGCGGCGATGGTTGttatggttgtggtggtggttgtg GGGTGGTGGTGCTGGTGCTAGTGGTAGCGGTagcggcggtggtggtggacGTGGCGCGGTGGCGGTGGTGGCA TGGTAGAGGCGATGGTGGTGGCAGTGGTGGTGGTGTTTGTGGTggcagcggtggtggtggtggttgtggcggtggcggtggcggtTGTGTttgtggtggtggtagtggtggcggcggcggcggtggcATCAGCGGCGGTGGTGTcgatgatggtggtggtggttgtggtggttgtGTTGGTGGGTGTGGTTGTGGTGCTTGTGGTGGTGGTGCTTGTGGTGGTGTCAATGGTGGTGGTGTTGATGATGGTGTTGGTggttatggtggtggtggtggtagtggttgTTGTACCAGTG cggtggtggtggtggttgtggcaGTGGTGGTAGcggttgtggttgtggtggtggtaaAGGTGTTGGCGGCGGCAGTGGCATCAGCGGCGGTGATGTcgatgatggtggtggtggttgtggttgttGT TGGTGCTGcttgtggtggttgtggtggtggtggtggtggtggctgCGGCGCGGCAGCGGCGATTGTGGTGGTTTTGGTGGTGACGGCGTTGGTGGTGGTGTTAGTGGTGTTTGTGCTGGCGGTGGTGGTCGTGGTTGgttatggtggtggtggcatCTGTGGCGGTGGTGGGGGCGGTGGCAGTGGTTATggcagcggtggtggtggtggtttaGGTGATGGTGACGGCGGTGGCGGTGACGTTGACAGTGGTGGTGCTGGTGGTGGTGGCGATTGTGGTGGTTGTGCTTGTTGTGGTTGTGGCGGTTCTGGTGGTAGTGATGGCGGCGGCGGTGACAAtaatggtggtggtggcggtggcggtggtgATGACAGCTGTTGCAGTGGTTAg
- the LOC106755452 gene encoding loricrin-like yields the protein MVVFMVVVVVVVVVVVVQVVALMVVAAGVVLGVVVVMVVVVVVLVVVVGGGFGDIDGGAGGGGFGDIDGGAGGCGGGVVGCGGDGVGDCGGNGGDGGGCGGYGAGGNGGGDGGGSGGDGGRGCRGCRCAVRGGGGGASGSNDGGGGGGCGGGDGGCGGDGGGGGAGGGCGSSGSGRGGVKGGGGSCSSGSVGGGGSGGGGCGCGGCAPGCGCGGCGDGGRGGVSGGGGRSGDGCGGGGGGSGNGGGACGGVSGGGGVDGGGGGGGYSGGDNDGGXGCGGGGGISAGGGDGASGCIGGGGGGGGGCGAAAAAVVVVVMVVVVSMDVAAAVPGVVLVVVAAAVVVVVVFVVAAAVVVVVVVAATVVMVIVVVVVLVFVLEVVVVVVVVTVVVVGYGGGGICGGGGVGGSGYGGGGGGGGDCAGCACCGGGGSGGSDGCSGDNNGGCCSGGGDGVSGDAGGVDDGGGNCGGCCGGGDGGHGGGGGGGSGVRSCGS from the exons ATGGTGGTGtttatggtggtggtggttgtggtggtggtggtggtggtggtacaGGTGGTGGCGTTGATGGTGGTGGCGGCGGGTGTGGTGTTAGGGGTGGTGGTTGtcatggtggtggtggtggtggtgttagtggtggtggtggggggGGGCTTTGGTGATATTGATGGTGGTGCCGGCGGAGGTGGCTTTGGTGATATTGATGGTGGTGCCGGCGGTTGTGGCGGTGGGGTGGT tggttgtggtggtgatggtgtCGGTGATTGTGGTGGCaatggtggtgatggtggtggttgtggtggttaTGGTGCTGGTGGTAATGGTGGCGGTGATGGTGGTGGCAGTGGTGGGGATGGTGGTCGTGGTTGTCGTGGATGTCGTTGTGCTGTtaggggtggtggtggtggtgctaGTGGTAGCAacgacggtggtggtggtggtggttgtggtggtggtgacgGTGGgtgtggtggtgatggtggtggcggtggtgcgGGTGGTGGTTGTGGTAGTAGTGGTAGTGGTCGTGGTGGTGTTAAGGGTGGTGGTGGTAGTTGTAGTAGTGGTAGTGTCGGTGGTGGtggcagtggtggtggtggttgtggttgtggtggttgtGCTCctggttgtggttgtggtggttgtggtgatGGTGGTCGTGGTGgtgttagtggtggtggtggtcgtAGTGGTGATGGttgtggtggcggtggtggtggtagtggcaATGGCGGTGGTGCTTGTGGTGgtgttagtggtggtggtggtgttgatGGTGGTGGCGGGGGCGGTGGTTACAGTGGCGGCGACAATGATGGTGGTGNtggttgtggtggtggtggtggtatcAGTGCTGGTGGCGGCGACGGTGCCAGCGGTTGTAttggtggtggcggcggtggtggtggtggttgtggag CGGCGGCGGCGGCTGTTGTGGTGGTTGTGATGGTAGTGGTGGTATCGATGGATGTGGCAGCAGCGGTGCCAGGTGTTGTTTTGGTGGTGGTCGCGGCTGCGGTGGTCGTGGTGGTGGTTTTCGTGGTAGCGGCGGcagtggtggttgttgtggtggtggcggcAACAGTGGTGATGGTCatcgtggtggtggtggttttgGTGTTTGTGCTGGAGGTGGTGGTCGTGGTCGTGGTGGTGACAGTGGTCGTGGTTGgttatggtggtggtggcatCTGTGGCGGTGGTGGGGTCGGTGGCAGTGGTtatggtggcggtggtggtggtggtggcgatTGTGCTGGTTGTGCttgttgtggtggtggcggtTCTGGTGGGAGTGATGGATGCAGTGGTGACAATAATGGTGGTTgttgtagtggtggtggtgatggtgttAGTGGTGATGCGGGTGGTGTTGATGATGGCGGCGGCAActgtggtggttgttgtggtggtggtgatggtggtcaTGGGGGAGGCGGCGGTGGCGGCAGTGGTGTTAGAAGTTGTGGCAGTTGA